In Salmo salar chromosome ssa15, Ssal_v3.1, whole genome shotgun sequence, one genomic interval encodes:
- the LOC106572573 gene encoding natural cytotoxicity triggering receptor 2 isoform X1, which yields MRVLYLLLLCQTSVQLQCDKTVIQANVGSRFSLFCQYQTNRYLFSKKYWCRGESRSTCVILMDSDHLTNRELRHRSQIIDAQRRGLVIIMTDLKLEDTGVYWVGIDKIYADIMTSINLIVTFVAVSKPMVWPLGSMGDTCWGQPVTVHCASAQGTSVQYTWYQSTQPQDIQFQSSADLHLHCGIVEEDSQYYCTASNDVSSQHSGMVSLQVLKPSEEDCIYSFAMEGQSSYDCSDRLKTSTSTPLRSTGHLTEEPYQPGTNSNLSSTVNQTHQDRHYSRAWALLPVWYEVLRWLFLVTLIAAVCLVHKCRPTQV from the exons ATGAGGGTCCTTTATCTCCTGTTGCTGTGTCAAA CAAGTGTCCAGCTTCAGTGTGACAAAACAGTAATCCAGGCCAATGTCGGGAGTAGATTCAGTCTGTTCTGCCAGTACCAAACAAACCGGTACCTCTTCAGTAAGAAGTACTGGTGTCGTGGGGAGTCTAGGTCAACCTGTGTTATTCTAATGGACTCCGATCACCTCACCAACAGAGAGCTCAGACACAGGTCTCAGATCATAGATGCACAGCGAAGGGGGTTGGTCATCATCATGACAGATCTCAAGTTAGAGGATACTGGAGTGTACTGGGTTGGGATTGATAAAATCTATGCTGATATCATGACTTCCATCAATCTAATTGTGACATTTG tggCAGTGTCCAAACCCATGGTATGGCCCCTAGGTTCCATGGGAGACACTTGCTGGGGCCAGCCTGTGACAGTGCACTGTGCTAGTGCACAGGGCACAAGTGTCCAGTACACCTGGTACCAATCCACCCAACCCCAGGACATCCAGTTTCAGAGCTCAGCAGACCTGCACCTACACTGTGGCATTGTGGAAGAAGACAGCCAGTACTACTGCACTGCCAGCAACGATGTGAGCAGCCAGCATAGTGGGATGGTTTCGCTGCAGGTTCTGAAGCCCTCTGAGGAGGACTGCATCTATAGTTTTGCTATGGAGG GCCAGAGTAGCTATGACTGTAGTGACAGACTGAAGACAAGCACATCCACACCTCTGCGTTCTACTGGCCATCTGACAGAAGAACCCTATCAACCTGGAACCAACAGCAACCTGTCCTCAACAGTCAATCAAACACACCAGGATCGGCATTACAGTAG gGCATGGGCATTGTTGCCTGTTTGGTATGAGGTCCTGCGCTGGCTTTTCCTGGTTACTCTGATAGCAGCTGTGTGTCTTGTGCACAAGTGCAGACCTACACAAGTGTGA
- the LOC106572573 gene encoding natural cytotoxicity triggering receptor 2 isoform X2 translates to MRVLYLLLLCQTSVQLQCDKTVIQANVGSRFSLFCQYQTNRYLFSKKYWCRGESRSTCVILMDSDHLTNRELRHRSQIIDAQRRGLVIIMTDLKLEDTGVYWVGIDKIYADIMTSINLIVTFVAVSKPMVWPLGSMGDTCWGQPVTVHCASAQGTSVQYTWYQSTQPQDIQFQSSADLHLHCGIVEEDSQYYCTASNDVSSQHSGMVSLQVLKPSEEDCIYSFAMEGQSSYDCSDRLKTSTSTPLRSTGHLTEEPYQPGTNSNLSSTVNQTHQDRHYRHGHCCLFGMRSCAGFSWLL, encoded by the exons ATGAGGGTCCTTTATCTCCTGTTGCTGTGTCAAA CAAGTGTCCAGCTTCAGTGTGACAAAACAGTAATCCAGGCCAATGTCGGGAGTAGATTCAGTCTGTTCTGCCAGTACCAAACAAACCGGTACCTCTTCAGTAAGAAGTACTGGTGTCGTGGGGAGTCTAGGTCAACCTGTGTTATTCTAATGGACTCCGATCACCTCACCAACAGAGAGCTCAGACACAGGTCTCAGATCATAGATGCACAGCGAAGGGGGTTGGTCATCATCATGACAGATCTCAAGTTAGAGGATACTGGAGTGTACTGGGTTGGGATTGATAAAATCTATGCTGATATCATGACTTCCATCAATCTAATTGTGACATTTG tggCAGTGTCCAAACCCATGGTATGGCCCCTAGGTTCCATGGGAGACACTTGCTGGGGCCAGCCTGTGACAGTGCACTGTGCTAGTGCACAGGGCACAAGTGTCCAGTACACCTGGTACCAATCCACCCAACCCCAGGACATCCAGTTTCAGAGCTCAGCAGACCTGCACCTACACTGTGGCATTGTGGAAGAAGACAGCCAGTACTACTGCACTGCCAGCAACGATGTGAGCAGCCAGCATAGTGGGATGGTTTCGCTGCAGGTTCTGAAGCCCTCTGAGGAGGACTGCATCTATAGTTTTGCTATGGAGG GCCAGAGTAGCTATGACTGTAGTGACAGACTGAAGACAAGCACATCCACACCTCTGCGTTCTACTGGCCATCTGACAGAAGAACCCTATCAACCTGGAACCAACAGCAACCTGTCCTCAACAGTCAATCAAACACACCAGGATCGGCATTACA gGCATGGGCATTGTTGCCTGTTTGGTATGAGGTCCTGCGCTGGCTTTTCCTGGTTACTCTGA